The proteins below come from a single Solea senegalensis isolate Sse05_10M linkage group LG2, IFAPA_SoseM_1, whole genome shotgun sequence genomic window:
- the tmem41aa gene encoding transmembrane protein 41A-A: MRSLLGLITVVVAASLYLYTLSLYLPAGPRRPHPASSDREHVDTAESPDSTEGASRLKFPSDLEELRELAELLQFYKAENTGYVLLLFCSAYLYKQSFAIPGSSFLNILAGAIFGPYEGLVLACVLTTVGSTMCYLMSQAFGKQYIVNFFPDKVSTLQNKVEENKDCLFFFLLFLRFFPMTPNWFLNMSAPIVNIPITYFFCSVLIGLLPYNFICVQTGVMLSEVSSLDDLFSWQRLLQLLAIACVALLPSALIRRYSQRHLKLDVQSQNGVITEKKVQ; encoded by the exons ATGCGCTCACTCCTCGGACTTATCACCGTTGTAGTTGCAGCGAGTCTCTATCTGTATACACTGTCCCTGTACCTGCCCGCTGGACCCCGGCGGCCTCATCCTGCCTCTTCCGACAGAGAGCATGTGGACACGGCAGAGTCCCCAGATAGCACCGAGGGAGCCAGCAG GTTGAAGTTCCCTTCAGACTTGGAGGAGCTGAGGGAACTCGCTGAGCTCCTGCAGTTTTATAAGGCAGAGAACACCGGATATGTCCTGCTCCTCTTTTGTAGTGCTTATCTGTACAAGCAGTCTTTTGCCATTCCTGGATCCTCATTCCTG AATATTCTAGCAGGAGCTATATTTGGACCTTATGAAGGACTGGTGCTAGCCTGTGTGCTAACTACTGTGGGTTCCACCATGTGCTACCTCATGTCACAGGCCTTTGGGAAACAGTACATTGTGAACTTCTTCCCTGATAAAGTTTCCACGCTGCAGAATAAG GTTGAAGAGAATAAGGACTGCctgttcttctttctgctcttcCTGAGATTCTTTCCCATGACACCTAACTGGTTTCTGAACATGTCTGCCCCGATCGTAAACATCCCCATCACCTACTTCTTCTGCTCAGTCTTAATTG GTCTTCTGCCGTACAACTTCATCTGTGTCCAGACGGGCGTCATGCTGTCTGAGGTGTCTTCGCTGGACGACTTGTTCTCCTGGCAgcggctgctgcagctgctggccATCGCCTGCGTGGCTCTGCTGCCCAGCGCCCTCATCCGCCGCTACAGTCAGAGACATCTCAAACTGGATGTGCAGTCACAGAACGGAGTCATTACAGAGAAAAAGGTTCAGTGA